A section of the Leptospira kobayashii genome encodes:
- a CDS encoding sensor histidine kinase — protein sequence MKLILSFNSLFFGFILYFTFVQDLILVRTFAVSFVVFTTYGCLAWILLKNRNKENSEIILFSTVVFAFYLILNLFRMSYVFMAPNLVIYNQSSLFNSVYFSSLLILEVIWVTLFFTLTGIRNRQEIREAKEHFEQIFQTSPEAILITRLSDGKIINLNEGFVNTTGYSQEEAIGNSPLDLSIWKNPEARNQMLNELKEKGYCQNVEFEFRKKDNSLFTGIISSRIITVSGEEQLISITRDISDRKEVELIIKEKNKELNELNATKDKFFSIIAHDLKSPLSGFLGITQLMSEGSGKIEPEEFHSLGKSLHESANNLYSLLENLLEWSRMQRGIIEFRPDKLNLYMSVEETLTNIYDFSKQKGIQISNLVQKNITVDADISMLNSVLRNLVSNSVKFSNNGSLVEIGTDFSERNEIKIFVKDSGIGMKPELKERLFQMDQKVTRKGTRGETSTGLGLLLCKEFMDRHNGKIWVESMENQGSTFWISLPILG from the coding sequence TTGAAACTCATTTTGTCTTTCAACTCTCTTTTCTTCGGTTTCATTCTGTATTTCACCTTCGTTCAGGATCTGATCCTGGTTAGGACCTTTGCCGTTAGTTTTGTCGTTTTTACAACATACGGGTGTCTTGCTTGGATCTTACTCAAAAACAGAAACAAAGAAAATTCGGAGATCATCCTATTCAGTACGGTGGTATTTGCTTTTTATCTGATCTTAAATCTATTTCGGATGAGTTATGTTTTTATGGCTCCCAATTTGGTGATCTATAACCAATCTTCCTTATTCAATTCTGTTTATTTTTCCTCTCTACTTATCTTGGAAGTGATTTGGGTGACACTTTTCTTCACATTGACCGGAATTCGTAACCGCCAGGAAATCCGGGAGGCAAAAGAACATTTCGAACAGATATTCCAAACATCTCCGGAAGCGATTCTCATCACACGCCTGTCAGACGGAAAAATCATAAACCTAAACGAAGGATTCGTCAATACAACGGGATATTCTCAGGAAGAAGCGATTGGAAATTCGCCACTGGATCTTTCCATTTGGAAAAACCCCGAAGCTCGAAATCAAATGTTAAATGAACTGAAGGAAAAAGGATATTGCCAGAACGTAGAATTCGAATTCAGAAAGAAAGATAATTCATTATTCACCGGAATTATATCCTCCCGCATTATAACCGTAAGCGGGGAAGAACAGTTGATCAGTATCACAAGGGATATTTCCGATAGAAAGGAAGTCGAGCTGATCATTAAAGAGAAAAACAAAGAACTGAATGAGCTGAACGCAACCAAGGACAAATTTTTTTCCATTATCGCCCATGATTTAAAATCTCCGCTTAGCGGATTTCTCGGGATCACACAGTTGATGTCGGAAGGATCGGGCAAAATAGAACCCGAAGAATTTCACTCTCTTGGAAAATCCCTCCATGAATCCGCAAACAATCTCTACTCTTTATTGGAAAATTTATTGGAATGGTCCAGAATGCAACGAGGTATAATAGAATTCAGACCGGATAAATTAAATCTTTACATGAGTGTCGAAGAAACCCTGACCAATATATACGATTTTTCGAAACAAAAAGGAATACAAATCAGCAACTTGGTTCAAAAAAATATAACGGTCGATGCGGATATATCCATGCTGAATTCCGTATTAAGAAATCTTGTATCCAACAGTGTCAAATTTTCAAATAACGGAAGTTTGGTTGAAATCGGTACGGACTTTTCCGAAAGAAATGAAATAAAAATTTTCGTAAAGGATTCCGGCATCGGAATGAAACCCGAACTTAAGGAACGTCTTTTCCAAATGGATCAGAAAGTAACGAGAAAAGGAACCAGAGGGGAAACTAGCACCGGTTTGGGGCTTTTACTTTGCAAGGAGTTCATGGATCGTCATAACGGAAAGATTTGGGTGGAAAGTATGGAAAACCAGGGCAGCACATTCTGGATTTCTCTACCGATCCTCGGTTAA
- a CDS encoding ABC transporter ATP-binding protein, producing the protein MQKKQKPSIVSVVNLSKSYPSGFQALKKVNLEIEDGEIIALLGPNGAGKTTLISVICGIVNPSEGSVIVDGKNIITDFKETRSRIGLVPQELSVHSFESVWTTVSFTRGLFGKAPNPGYLEKLLKSLSLWEKKDDMIMTLSGGMKRRVLIAKALSHEPKVLFLDEPTAGVDVELRKDMWNIVRDLRKQGVTIILTTHYIEEAEEIADRIAVINKGEIILVEDKKLLMQKLGKKQLSLDLIKELKKLPVSLKGYELELASGGKQLIYTYDPGAKENGISNLLDTLRKAKISFKDLNTTQSTLEEIFVQLVKEEK; encoded by the coding sequence ATGCAAAAAAAACAGAAACCATCCATAGTCTCCGTCGTTAATCTTTCCAAATCCTATCCTTCGGGATTTCAGGCTTTGAAGAAAGTCAATCTGGAAATCGAGGACGGAGAGATCATCGCTCTTTTGGGACCCAACGGTGCCGGAAAGACCACACTAATTTCCGTTATATGCGGGATCGTAAATCCGAGTGAAGGTTCCGTGATTGTAGACGGCAAAAACATTATCACGGATTTTAAAGAAACCCGCTCCAGAATCGGCCTTGTTCCCCAGGAGTTGAGTGTTCATTCCTTTGAGTCGGTTTGGACTACGGTGAGTTTTACCAGAGGACTTTTCGGAAAAGCACCAAATCCGGGTTATCTGGAGAAGTTACTGAAGTCCCTTTCTCTTTGGGAAAAAAAAGACGATATGATCATGACTCTTTCGGGAGGAATGAAAAGAAGGGTTCTGATTGCAAAAGCGCTTTCGCATGAACCGAAGGTTTTGTTTTTGGATGAACCGACTGCGGGCGTGGATGTGGAATTGCGTAAGGATATGTGGAATATCGTTCGTGATCTTCGAAAACAAGGTGTGACCATCATATTAACAACTCATTACATAGAAGAGGCGGAAGAGATCGCAGATCGAATTGCAGTGATCAACAAGGGCGAGATCATACTTGTTGAGGATAAAAAACTTCTGATGCAGAAATTGGGCAAAAAACAACTCAGTTTGGATTTGATCAAGGAATTGAAAAAACTTCCGGTTTCTTTGAAAGGATACGAACTGGAACTTGCTTCCGGTGGCAAACAACTGATTTATACTTATGACCCCGGGGCGAAAGAAAACGGGATTTCAAACCTTTTGGATACTTTGAGGAAAGCGAAAATTTCCTTTAAAGATTTAAATACGACCCAGAGCACTTTGGAAGAAATTTTTGTTCAATTGGTAAAGGAAGAAAAATGA
- a CDS encoding ABC transporter permease: MNLYAIKSIYVFEMSRTWRTLMQSIASPVISTSLYFVVFGAAIGSRIQEVNGVPYGSFIVPGLIMLSLLTESIGNASFGIYFPKFTGTIYEILSAPVTMVEVVIGFVGAAATKSMILGLIMLATSALFVPLKIAHPLLMILFLILTSVSFSLFGFIIGIWADNFEKLQVIPMLVITPLVFLGGSFYSASMLPPFWQKLCLLNPVLYLVSGFRYSFYEISDVSVYVSLAAVFLFLSVCMILVWLIFKTGYKLKK, encoded by the coding sequence ATGAATTTATACGCAATCAAATCCATCTATGTTTTTGAAATGTCCAGAACCTGGAGAACATTGATGCAAAGCATCGCTTCTCCCGTTATCTCTACATCACTTTACTTTGTGGTATTCGGAGCAGCCATCGGTTCCCGAATTCAGGAAGTCAACGGAGTTCCTTACGGATCTTTTATCGTCCCCGGGCTGATCATGTTATCCCTGTTAACTGAGAGTATTGGAAACGCATCCTTTGGAATTTATTTTCCTAAATTTACCGGAACGATTTACGAAATCCTTTCCGCTCCCGTCACTATGGTTGAAGTTGTGATCGGATTTGTCGGTGCAGCTGCGACGAAATCAATGATACTGGGACTCATCATGCTTGCTACTTCGGCTTTGTTTGTTCCTTTGAAAATCGCGCATCCTTTGCTTATGATTTTGTTTTTAATACTAACATCTGTTTCGTTCAGTTTGTTCGGATTCATCATAGGTATCTGGGCGGATAATTTTGAAAAACTGCAAGTCATCCCCATGCTTGTGATCACTCCTTTGGTATTTTTGGGAGGAAGCTTTTATTCCGCGAGTATGTTGCCTCCTTTTTGGCAAAAACTCTGCCTATTGAATCCGGTACTTTATTTGGTAAGCGGATTCAGATACAGCTTTTATGAAATTTCAGATGTGAGCGTTTATGTAAGTCTTGCTGCAGTGTTTTTGTTTTTGAGCGTTTGTATGATTTTGGTTTGGTTGATTTTCAAGACCGGCTATAAACTAAAAAAATAA
- a CDS encoding neutral/alkaline ceramidase: MNSKQHPLVRGIIYLTVAFFVLTCSDKKTSQSHLLGLAETGSSASLDGVSGNVGGTTKAVSLGSSPYLVGSGIYDITGPAAEVGMMGFAESAQKTEGIYMRLWSRAFIIGDASKRVVFVSADLAMIFQSVKQGVSRKIASDSELSPYYNESNVLLSATHTHSGPGGYSHYFLYNVTTSGFIKQNYDVIVDGIYRSIKLAHKNLVPGKVFVSQGELTDASKNRSPVAYDKNPLGERNSYSSNVDTTMTLLKLVAEDGREIGTVNWFAVHPTNVGPTNKLIGGDNKGLASYTFEKLKGTNYSSDNTFVAAFAQSNAGDVTPNLWGPADGVNDYERQNIIASKQFNKALSLYSNATTQLTGSVDFRHSYVNFSNLYVGSVGTTTCPAGMGASFSAGSTEDNAVSVDFFDEGVTVDSLDWNEDARSAFLSSFLGGALGIFWPASVSESYKTCHAEKPVLIPTGVATFDGNPWTPPIIPLQIIKIGNLAILGVPAEVSTMAGRRLRSVVANELNGVGYTVIAGLSNSYTSYLTTREEYSSQQYEGASTQFGPNTLYGYEQEFDKLAIALRQGTAVSPGPTPPDLTNYQATFQTGVVFDDIPLFKSFGDVFTQTSPSYSSGATVTAVFWGGHPKNNLLTKSSFVDVEKWNGSTWVTVVRDLDPSTTYKWQRDGIAYSKVTVTWKTASFPTGTYRIRHRGHWKSGWTGAISSYQGVTNSFLVQ; encoded by the coding sequence ATGAATTCTAAACAACACCCTCTCGTCCGAGGGATCATCTATCTAACAGTCGCATTTTTTGTTCTGACTTGTTCGGACAAAAAGACTTCTCAGTCCCATCTGCTTGGCCTCGCGGAAACCGGAAGCAGCGCTTCCCTGGATGGTGTATCCGGAAATGTGGGAGGTACCACAAAGGCGGTTTCCCTCGGCTCTTCACCTTATCTGGTAGGATCGGGAATCTATGATATCACTGGTCCCGCTGCGGAAGTAGGGATGATGGGATTTGCGGAGTCGGCGCAAAAGACGGAAGGGATTTATATGCGTCTTTGGTCCAGAGCCTTTATCATCGGGGATGCTTCCAAACGAGTGGTATTTGTAAGTGCGGATTTGGCGATGATTTTTCAGTCCGTAAAACAAGGTGTTAGTCGTAAGATCGCTTCGGATTCCGAACTTTCTCCTTATTATAATGAATCCAATGTTTTACTTTCCGCGACTCATACACATAGCGGGCCTGGGGGATACTCTCATTACTTTTTATACAATGTGACCACATCGGGATTTATCAAACAAAACTACGATGTGATTGTGGATGGAATATACCGCTCCATCAAATTGGCTCATAAAAATCTGGTTCCCGGAAAAGTTTTCGTAAGTCAAGGAGAGTTAACAGATGCTAGTAAGAATAGATCTCCGGTCGCTTATGACAAAAATCCTCTTGGTGAAAGAAATAGTTATTCTTCCAATGTAGATACCACTATGACCTTACTTAAGCTTGTGGCGGAAGACGGTCGCGAAATAGGAACTGTGAATTGGTTTGCAGTCCATCCTACGAACGTAGGACCAACAAACAAACTGATAGGTGGTGACAATAAGGGATTGGCATCTTATACGTTTGAAAAATTAAAAGGAACCAATTATTCTTCCGACAATACGTTTGTTGCGGCTTTCGCACAATCGAATGCGGGGGACGTAACTCCCAATCTATGGGGGCCTGCGGACGGGGTTAATGATTACGAAAGACAAAACATCATTGCTTCAAAACAATTCAACAAAGCGCTTTCCCTTTACTCGAATGCTACGACTCAATTGACAGGTTCTGTCGATTTCCGTCATAGTTATGTGAATTTTTCCAATCTATACGTCGGTTCCGTGGGGACTACCACATGCCCAGCCGGAATGGGGGCATCCTTTTCAGCAGGGAGTACGGAAGACAATGCGGTATCAGTAGACTTTTTCGATGAAGGGGTCACTGTGGATTCTCTGGATTGGAATGAAGATGCAAGATCTGCATTTCTTTCCAGTTTTCTAGGCGGTGCATTGGGGATTTTTTGGCCTGCTTCCGTCAGTGAATCGTATAAAACCTGTCATGCGGAAAAACCGGTTCTTATTCCTACCGGTGTCGCAACCTTCGATGGAAATCCTTGGACTCCTCCCATCATCCCGTTACAAATCATAAAGATCGGAAATCTCGCTATTTTGGGAGTTCCGGCGGAAGTATCCACGATGGCAGGACGCAGACTTCGTTCCGTTGTCGCAAATGAGTTGAACGGAGTAGGGTATACCGTCATCGCAGGACTTTCCAACTCTTATACATCTTATTTGACGACAAGAGAAGAGTATTCTTCCCAACAGTATGAAGGTGCGTCCACTCAATTCGGACCGAACACTTTGTACGGTTACGAGCAGGAATTCGATAAACTCGCGATTGCTTTGCGCCAAGGTACGGCGGTTTCCCCTGGACCAACTCCTCCGGATCTAACGAATTATCAGGCAACTTTTCAAACAGGAGTCGTATTCGATGATATTCCTTTGTTTAAAAGCTTCGGAGATGTATTTACTCAAACCTCTCCTTCCTATTCGAGCGGTGCTACTGTAACGGCTGTTTTTTGGGGAGGGCATCCTAAAAACAACCTTCTTACCAAAAGTAGTTTCGTGGATGTGGAAAAATGGAACGGATCGACTTGGGTGACAGTAGTCCGTGATCTTGACCCGAGCACCACATACAAATGGCAAAGAGACGGAATCGCTTATTCAAAAGTAACCGTTACTTGGAAAACGGCTTCTTTTCCTACCGGTACTTACCGAATCCGTCACAGAGGGCATTGGAAATCCGGTTGGACGGGAGCAATTTCTTCCTATCAGGGTGTTACAAATAGTTTCTTAGTACAATAA
- a CDS encoding TetR/AcrR family transcriptional regulator, producing the protein MDKLVDASLSPELASRPFKFTSRQGRNRRTQLLTIALEFLREKSPEEISFADICKKAKIPRPSAYHFFPNVEAIFHGIRLLHAEILIEKSVSLKNETFVTWKDYIERSIEVGVEVTKKEKAFPRLIYGYRVSHPEMRQVGQELDARLANLARAGLDERFVIPSWKDADQVFAVAFSIADSLLKHSYRSYGDLTFWMVEETKKATIAYLSQYLPDNCKRR; encoded by the coding sequence ATGGATAAATTGGTCGACGCATCGTTATCCCCTGAGCTCGCTTCCCGGCCTTTCAAGTTTACAAGCCGCCAAGGAAGAAACCGACGCACTCAATTGCTGACGATTGCACTCGAATTTTTAAGGGAAAAATCTCCCGAAGAAATCAGTTTTGCTGATATTTGTAAAAAAGCAAAAATCCCTAGGCCCTCCGCATATCATTTTTTTCCCAACGTGGAAGCCATATTTCACGGAATCAGATTACTCCATGCGGAAATTCTGATAGAAAAATCCGTATCCCTTAAAAATGAAACGTTTGTTACATGGAAAGATTATATTGAAAGATCGATTGAAGTCGGAGTCGAAGTCACCAAAAAAGAAAAAGCGTTTCCCCGATTGATTTACGGTTACCGGGTGAGTCACCCGGAAATGCGCCAAGTGGGACAGGAGTTGGATGCAAGGCTTGCTAATTTGGCAAGAGCCGGATTGGATGAAAGATTTGTGATTCCTTCATGGAAGGACGCGGACCAAGTGTTCGCAGTCGCTTTTTCCATTGCTGATTCTCTTCTCAAACATTCTTACAGAAGTTACGGCGACCTGACTTTTTGGATGGTGGAAGAAACTAAAAAAGCAACGATTGCCTATTTGAGTCAGTACTTGCCCGACAACTGCAAACGAAGATAA
- a CDS encoding ketopantoate reductase family protein: MQNSNTTQNVFPKIAILGMGAITLSIARALSRNKVPYFVLTRDAKRKSELLTNPLWYRFGSGETEPISFEGITSSLEETKDNFDYIILGAKSANLEESIQKSLPLLAKGGRFVLIQNGFPEEIVSVNADQILGGVVGWNTQKLSDGVYFQSNAGALILGGADETSPESFWKQALEPYIPVILTSNLKGFRWHKLGINSVINGLSASCQLTLGELFFKKSGRSAAIRVLTEVRNIIEKIGIKEEVVPGSVSVGKLGNGKGALPFLLRHIILLAIGIKYYRIRTSMVQDLDAGRKTEIDELNGQIVTKSKKWGIITPVNEAIVKKIKSLEEGKDKPAISFLEELARM; encoded by the coding sequence ATGCAAAACAGTAACACGACTCAGAACGTTTTTCCTAAAATCGCCATCCTGGGAATGGGCGCAATCACTCTAAGCATTGCACGCGCTTTATCCCGTAATAAAGTTCCCTATTTTGTTCTCACGAGGGATGCAAAAAGAAAATCGGAATTACTCACGAACCCGCTTTGGTACCGTTTCGGTTCCGGGGAAACAGAACCTATTTCCTTCGAAGGGATAACTTCTTCCTTAGAGGAAACAAAAGATAACTTTGATTATATCATCTTAGGAGCCAAATCGGCGAACCTGGAAGAATCCATTCAAAAATCCCTGCCTCTGTTAGCAAAAGGGGGTAGATTTGTACTGATCCAAAACGGTTTTCCCGAAGAAATAGTCTCCGTTAACGCAGATCAAATATTAGGCGGTGTTGTAGGATGGAATACGCAAAAACTATCCGACGGAGTTTACTTTCAATCGAATGCGGGAGCGTTGATCCTTGGTGGTGCCGACGAAACCAGCCCGGAATCATTTTGGAAACAAGCTCTTGAACCTTATATCCCGGTGATCCTCACCTCCAATTTGAAAGGTTTCCGATGGCATAAATTGGGAATCAATTCGGTGATCAACGGCCTTTCCGCAAGTTGTCAGCTGACTTTGGGAGAATTGTTCTTCAAAAAATCGGGAAGATCCGCAGCCATTCGTGTTTTGACCGAAGTGCGCAATATCATAGAAAAAATAGGGATCAAGGAAGAAGTAGTTCCGGGATCGGTATCCGTAGGAAAATTAGGCAACGGAAAAGGTGCTCTTCCTTTCTTACTAAGGCATATCATCCTACTTGCAATCGGGATCAAATACTATCGTATCCGAACTTCCATGGTACAGGACTTAGACGCCGGGCGCAAAACGGAGATAGACGAACTCAACGGACAGATTGTAACAAAATCCAAAAAATGGGGAATCATTACTCCGGTAAATGAAGCAATTGTAAAAAAAATCAAAAGCCTGGAAGAAGGAAAAGACAAACCCGCAATCTCATTTCTGGAAGAGCTTGCCCGTATGTAA